The window CAGCGTGCCGGTGGTGAAGTCCTGTGCGAAAGCTTCAGCCGGCGCCAGCATGGTGACAGCCGGTGCAGCGACCAACGCCATCAGCGCCGTCCCGCCGATCATCGTCGACTGTAACAGCCGCTGACGAATGTTTTTGATCTTCAAGAGTCTCTCCTCCTAGAAGCTATCAACCGCTGCATCGATCGATCAATGCGCATCAACAGCTACAATCACCACAAGCCCCCATGCCTGCGGCGACTGTCATGCTAGCGACCGGATGCCGCAGCCGCATCGACAATTACCGATCTGCAACAATTTCAGCGTCATGTTGTCGCACGTTGGCCACACTTATGACGAAACTACTGTTTCGTATAATGAAATTGGACACATTCAATGAAGCCGCTCAACGAAGTGACGTTTGTCGCAGGCCAGATTTCGGCTGACGATCTGTCCGACGCCGCCCTGGCGCAGGTAAAACTGGTGGTCAATCACCGCACCCCGCATGAAGAGCCGGGCCAGCCCGACTCGGCGGAAATGACGGAAATCACCGCGCGCGCCGGCATGCGTTACGTGGAAATTCCGGTGGCGGGCCTGCCGGACCGGACAGCGGTGGAGCGCACGCTTGCGGCGATGGACAGCCTCGCCCCCGGAGAGCGCATCCTGCTCTTCTGTCGCTCCGGCATGCGGTCGACGGCGGCCTGGGCCATGGCTGAGCGACTGCGCGGCGCGGCCCCGGACGACCTTCGCGCCGCCGCGCTAAAGGCCGGCTACGACCTCAGCCGTCTGCCGCTTTAGCGAACGACCGCGGCGCGCGCGGCATAGGGTGCGGCGGGTTCTGGCGTGCAGGACGCCGCGGCCCACTGCGCCGCAACAAGACATATGGCGACGACAGTCAGGGCTTTCGCCCGATTTGGCACAGGAAAAACGGCGGAACGGATCACGACGGCGGCTCCCGAACAGGTCTAGATGCGTTGAAGCAAGGCGGGCGCCGCTCCGCTTCGATCTCTGTCAGCCTCGCCGCAAGGACCGCCGCCCGTGATCCCCTATGTTCGACAGTTCGACTTCACCTACGGCCGTCGCGATCAGGTCTCGCCCCTGATCCAGCGAGTCATCGCCGACAATCCGGGGCCGTTCACCTTCACCGGCACGGGAACCTATATCGTGGGCCGCGACATGCCGGGGGCCAGGGTGGCCGTAATCGACCCCGGCCCCGAGGACGAGGCGCACCTGCACGCCCTGCTGCGGGCGGTGAAGGGGCGAACCGTCAGCCATATTCTGGTGACCCACACCCACCGCGACCATGCGCCCCTGTCACGCGCCCTGGCCGAGGCGGTCGGCGGCGCGCCGATTCTGGCGGCTCGACCGCCCGCCCAGGCCACCCACGCCTCAACCGCCATGGACGAGGAGGACGATGACGCCTTTGCGCCGGATATCCTGCTGTCGGGCGGCGAGATGATCGAGGGCGACGGCTGGACCATCGAGGCCCTGGCCACGCCCGGCCACACCTCCAACCACATGGCTTTCGTACTGAGGGACGAGAACGCCCTGTTCAGCGGCGACCATGTCATGGGCTGGTCCACCACGGTCGTCGCCCCGCCTGACGGCGACATGACAGCCTATATGGACAGTCTGGACCGGGTGCTGGCGCGCGGCTTCTCGACCATCTGGCCGACGCATGGCCCGGCCATCACTCAGGTCGCGCCCTTCCTCAAGGCCTATCGCGACCACCGGCTGGAACGCGAGGCCCAGATCTGCGCGCGGCTGGCGGCGGGCGATGAAACAATAGCGGACATGGTCCCTGCCCTCTACGCCGCCGTCGATCAGCGGCTGTGGCCCGCCGCCAGCCTGTCGGTGCTGTCGCACCTGATCAAGCTGGTGAAGGAGGGACGCGTCTCCGCCGATCCCGAACCGGCGATGACCGCGCGCTATCGCCTGATCGACTAGGGCTGCAGCCCGGCTGTAACGGCGCGGGCCAGACGGCAGGCCTCATCGCCGACCTTGACGCCCTCACGTTGGGCCACACGCACGTCGGTGCGACCGGGGCGGATGCGGATGGCGGCGTCATAGGTCAGACCGAACCAGAAGCCTTCCTTGGCCCCGTCAGCACGGAAGGGCGCGGCGCCGCGAACGGTGAAGCCCGCCGCCTCCAGCGCCGCCGCCGCTGTTTCCGGCGCGACCTGACGGGGAACCGAAACCAGATCGGGACAGGCGACGGACGCGCCGCCCTCGCCTTCCCCGCCGCGCAGGGCCAGAACCGCACGCGAGAAGGCCGGCGCCTCGGCGGGGTCGGTCGTGACGTCATTGGCGGTCGGGACGGCGAACCGCTGTCCCTGAACCGCAAACAAGGCCACGGCCGCACCGGCCACGACCAGCGACACAGCGGCGTAAGCCCCGCGCCGCCGCAGGTCCTTAAAGGCGATCAGCACCGCGACCAGAGCCGCCGCCAAGCCTGCAAAGGCCAGCATGCGGCCGATCTTCAGCGTCAGAACTTCCAGGCCGAAACCGGCGTCCCACAGACCGAACCGGGTCCCGAAGACAGCGACCAGAACCAGTAGGGGCGCTGCAAACGCCGCCAGCGTCAGCCAGCGCAGACGAATTTCGGCCGCGCGCGCCTGGGTCCGGGTCGGTTCAGCCATGCGGCCCTCCTGAAAGATCAGCCTGCGGTCGGCAGACGGTAATCCTTCATCTGCTCGCGCAGCAGCTTCTTGTCGATCTTGCCGGTGGCGCCCAGGGGAATATCGGCCAGGAAGACCACGTCGTCGGGCATCCACCACTTGGCGATCTTGCCCTGCAGGAAGTCCAGGTGCTCCTGTTTGTTCTCGGCCTCGCCCTCCTTGAGCTTGATCAGCAGGACCGGCCGCTCGTCCCATTTCGGATGGGCCGCGCCGATGACGGCGGCCAGGGCGACCTTGGGATGGCCGACAGCCAGGTTCTCGATCTCGATGGAACTGATCCACTCGCCGCCGGACTTGATGACGTCCTTGGCCCGGTCAGTGATCTGCATGAAGCCGTGATCGTCGATGGTCGAGACGTCGCCGGTGTCGAAGAAGCCTTCGGTGTCCAGAATCTCGCCGCCTTCGTCGCGGAAATAGGCCCGGGCGATGGTCGGCCCCTTGATCATCAGGCGGCCATAGGTCGAGCCGTCGTGCGGCATTTCCTGTCCGGCGTAGTTCTTCAGCTTCAGCTCGACGCCCAGAGGCGGCGTGCCCTGCTTGACCCGCCACTTCAGCTGTTCCTCGAACGGCAGGGCGGCCAGCTCCGGTGTCATGTTCGACAGGGTGCCGATAGGCGAGGTCTCGGTCATGCCCCAGCCCTGCAGCACCTCGACGCCGAATTCGTCGTGGAAGGCGCGGATCATGCTTTCCGGCACGGCGGCGCCGCCGATCAGCACGCGGGTCACGGTCGAGAGCTTCAGCTTGTTCTCACGCAGATGGTTCAGCAGGCCCTGCCAGACCGTCGGCACTGCGGCCGAGAAGGTGACGCCCTCGGTCTCCAGCAGCTCATAGATGGCCGGTCCGTCCATGCGCGCGCCCGGCATGACCAGCTTGGACCCCGCCGCCGGCCCGCCGAAGGCGATGCCCCAGGCGTTGGCGTGGAACATGGGCACGACCGGCAGGATCACTTCCCTCGGCGTCGCGCCCAGGACCGTCGACTGCAGGCCCAGCAGGGTATGGATGAAGTTCGAGCGGTGCGAATAGAGCACCCCCTTGGGGTTCCCCGTCGTGCCCGAGGTATAGCACAGGCCGCAGGCGGTCTGTTCGTCGAAGCCGCCCCACTCCACGTCCTCGGACGACTGTTCCAACACGGTTTCATAGCACTCGACCACCGGCAGCTTGGTCTGCGGCATGTGGTCGGGATCGGTCATGATGACGACGCGTTCGACCGACGGACAGTGCGGCAGGATGGCGTCCAGCAACGGTACAAAGGTCAGATCGACGAAGATGATCCGATCGCCCGCGTGGTTGATGATATAGACGAGCTGTTCCGGGAACAGGCGCGGGTTCAGGGTGTGGCACACCGCGCCGATGCCCATGATGCCGTACCAGGCTTCAATATGATCGGCGGTGTTCCAAGCCAGGGTGGCGATACGGTCGCCGGGCTGCACGCCCCAGGCCTTCAGCGCGTTCGACACCCGCTTGGCGCGACCATGGATGGCGCCATAGGTGGTGCGCTCGATCGGCCCCTCGACCGAACGGGTCACGACCTCACGGTTCGGGTGCCAATTCCTGGCGTGGTCGAGAATCTTGTCGACCGTCAGCGGCCAGTCCTGCATCAAACCCAGCATCGCATTTCCTCGCTTGGCGCCCTCTCGAACGAGGCGCCTTGCAGTCACGCTATCTAGGTGAACAGCGATAAGCAACGGCGCCGCAAGGGAAACAAGGCCGCAGGCCCGCAGGCGTTTGACAGCTTCGCGCACGACCTCGCCGTTGATCCTCTTTGGCCAGAAACGTCATGCCCCATATGGACGCGTCAGGCAGACGACTTCTTCGACGCTGGCCGGGTTTACGCAAGATGGTCAATCCCGCACGACCCGCCTAGAAAGCCGCCGGAATGCACGGAGACCGCCCATGACCATCCTGATCGCCATCACCGGAGGCTCCGGCTCAGGCAAGAGCACACTGGCGGAGGCCCTGGTCGCCGCCCTGCCCGCCGGCGTCGCCGTGCTGATGCGCGAGGACTCCTATTATCTGGACGCCGCCAGTGTCCCCGGCTTCGACGCCGACACCCACGACTTCGACGATGTGGCCGCGCGCGACCACGATCTGCTGGTGGAACATTTGACCGAGCTGAAGGCCGGACGCCCGGTCGTCGCCCCTCTCTATTCCTTCCTCCATCACGGCCGCGACCCTGGCGGTGAACCCATCCCCGCAGCCGAGGTGGT of the Brevundimonas pondensis genome contains:
- a CDS encoding DUF1499 domain-containing protein produces the protein MAEPTRTQARAAEIRLRWLTLAAFAAPLLVLVAVFGTRFGLWDAGFGLEVLTLKIGRMLAFAGLAAALVAVLIAFKDLRRRGAYAAVSLVVAGAAVALFAVQGQRFAVPTANDVTTDPAEAPAFSRAVLALRGGEGEGGASVACPDLVSVPRQVAPETAAAALEAAGFTVRGAAPFRADGAKEGFWFGLTYDAAIRIRPGRTDVRVAQREGVKVGDEACRLARAVTAGLQP
- a CDS encoding long-chain-fatty-acid--CoA ligase, with protein sequence MLGLMQDWPLTVDKILDHARNWHPNREVVTRSVEGPIERTTYGAIHGRAKRVSNALKAWGVQPGDRIATLAWNTADHIEAWYGIMGIGAVCHTLNPRLFPEQLVYIINHAGDRIIFVDLTFVPLLDAILPHCPSVERVVIMTDPDHMPQTKLPVVECYETVLEQSSEDVEWGGFDEQTACGLCYTSGTTGNPKGVLYSHRSNFIHTLLGLQSTVLGATPREVILPVVPMFHANAWGIAFGGPAAGSKLVMPGARMDGPAIYELLETEGVTFSAAVPTVWQGLLNHLRENKLKLSTVTRVLIGGAAVPESMIRAFHDEFGVEVLQGWGMTETSPIGTLSNMTPELAALPFEEQLKWRVKQGTPPLGVELKLKNYAGQEMPHDGSTYGRLMIKGPTIARAYFRDEGGEILDTEGFFDTGDVSTIDDHGFMQITDRAKDVIKSGGEWISSIEIENLAVGHPKVALAAVIGAAHPKWDERPVLLIKLKEGEAENKQEHLDFLQGKIAKWWMPDDVVFLADIPLGATGKIDKKLLREQMKDYRLPTAG
- a CDS encoding beta-lactamase hydrolase domain-containing protein — translated: MKPLNEVTFVAGQISADDLSDAALAQVKLVVNHRTPHEEPGQPDSAEMTEITARAGMRYVEIPVAGLPDRTAVERTLAAMDSLAPGERILLFCRSGMRSTAAWAMAERLRGAAPDDLRAAALKAGYDLSRLPL
- a CDS encoding MBL fold metallo-hydrolase gives rise to the protein MIPYVRQFDFTYGRRDQVSPLIQRVIADNPGPFTFTGTGTYIVGRDMPGARVAVIDPGPEDEAHLHALLRAVKGRTVSHILVTHTHRDHAPLSRALAEAVGGAPILAARPPAQATHASTAMDEEDDDAFAPDILLSGGEMIEGDGWTIEALATPGHTSNHMAFVLRDENALFSGDHVMGWSTTVVAPPDGDMTAYMDSLDRVLARGFSTIWPTHGPAITQVAPFLKAYRDHRLEREAQICARLAAGDETIADMVPALYAAVDQRLWPAASLSVLSHLIKLVKEGRVSADPEPAMTARYRLID